The nucleotide window TTCATTCCGCCGGCCGGTTCATCCAGTATCACCAGCCGCGGTTCTGTCGCCATGGCCCGTGCAATTTCCAGCAGCCTTTGTTTGCCGTAGGAAAGATTTTTGGCAAGCTGCTGAACCTGGTCTTTGAGTCCGACAAAAGCAATTTCCTCAAGTGCACCCGCCAGCGCCTGCTTTTCTTCCCTTTTCTGTGAAGGCAGTTGCAGCATCGCGGCAATGGGGCCCGATTTCATTCGGCAGTGGTATCCGGCCAGAACATTTTCCAGTGATGAGAGATTCTGAAAGAGGCGTATCGTTTGAAATGTCCGTGCAATGCCCAGGGAAACGATTCGGTTGGGCTGCAGATTGGTAATCGGGTTGCCGTTGAATATGATTTGTCCCTTATCCGGTCTGTAATTTCCGGTAATCAGGTTAAAGACAGTAGTTTTCCCGGCTCCGTTGGGGCCGATCAACCCGACGATAGAATTTTCCATGACATCAAAGGATACATTGCTGACAGCCATCAGGCCGCCAAACGATTTTGTGACATGGCTCAGTTGCAACAGGCTCATATACGGTCTCCTGTTTCAGAAACATCATCGAGGCAATAGCGACGGGGCCGCTGGGGCAGGATTCCTTCGGTTCGGAAAATCATCATAAACACCATGACCGCACCGAAAATCAGCATCCTGGCGCTGGCAAATTCTCTGAAAATTTCAGGGAGTCCGATTACTATAAACGATCCCAGAATGACGCCCGGGATGCTTCCGGAGCCTCCTAAAATGACAATCATGAAGAGTACGACCGATTCCCAGAAACTGAAAGATTCCGGCGCGATGATGGTCATTTTCGAGGCATAAATATTACCGGCCATTCCGGCCCAGAATGCGCCGATCACAAAGGCGGTGAGTTTATAGCGGGATATGTTGATTCCGCTGCCTTCAGCGGCGACTTCGTCTTCACGGATAAAGTTGAGGGCCCGGCCGAAGCGTGAATGTTCCAGGCGGTAAAACAAAAAGACAGTAATGGCGGCGAAGATCCATATCAGATAAAAAAACTCATTCGGGCGGCGTATCCGGAAGCCGAAAATTTCTGGACGGCTGATGCCGAAAATGCCGTTTGAACCACCGGTAATACCGAAAATGTTGTTTACTAAAGCAATCCGGACAATTTCAACAAAGCCGATTGTAACAATGAGCAGGTAGTCTCCGCGAAGGTGAATAATCGGCCGGGCGACGATCAGCGCAAATATGCCGGCAGTGATACCACTCAGTGGCAGCAGCCACAATATGGGAATGTGATACACGGTATTGAGGATGGCCGTGGTATAGGCGCCTACCGCGTAAAAAGCGGCGTGGCCCATGTGAAAAAGGCCGGCATGTCCCAGAATCAGATTCAGACTCAGCGCCAGAATGGCGTACAGGCCCACATTGTTGAGCACATCCATCCAGTAGGCGTTCAGATAAAGAGGGGATAATATAAAACCGGCTGAAATGATCCCGTAAATGATGCTGCGTTTGGTGATTTTCATATTTTTTCCGCTACCCGTTCCCCCAGAATTCCTGTGGGGCGCACAATCAGAATCAGAATCAGTACCACAAAGGCGATGGCATCTTTCCAGGCGATGGAAATATAAGCGGCCCCCATTGCTTCAATCACTCCGAGCAGCAACCCGCCGACCATGGCGCCGGGGATATTGCCGATCCCGCCGAGTATGGCGGCAATAAAGGCTTTCATTCCATACATCCAGCCCATGGTAAAGTTGATCTGGCCATAGTAAAGCCCGACCATTACACCCGCGACCCCGCCCAGGGCGGGGCCGATGAGGAACACAATGAGAATGACCCGGTTTACATCGATGCCCATCAATTTGGCGGCTCCCTGATCGATGGCGGCTGCACGGATGGCCATGCCGATCCGGGTTTTGTGGATGTAGACATATAAGACCACCATCATGATGATCGAAGACAGAAGAATGATGATGCGGATCAACGGGATATCCAGACCGAACAGGTTCACGGCCATTTTCGGGAGGATATTGTGCGGATATACTCTGAAACGGGCGCCGTAGATAAGCATGATGGCATTTTGAAAAAATATCGAGGCGCCGAGCGCGGATACAACTGCCGACAGTCGGTGTGAGGTCCTCAATGGCCGGTAGGCGACCCGTTCAAGAATTGCGCCCACCAATGCCACCAGTCCCATGACCATGGCAGCCAGAAGAATGCAGCCCCAGAGCGGCCCCAGATGGTCGGTCAGGCCCATGGCCGTCAGCAGGGTTAATCCCAGGTAGGCGCCGATGGTAAATAAATCCCCGTGAGCAAAATTGATTAATTTTAATACGCCGTAGACCATCGTGTATCCGAGAGCAATCAGGGCGTAAATGCCCCCTACGGCAAGACCATTTGTGAGTTGTTGGAAAAAAAGTTCCATTAGGCGTAACTTTTAAGTTTCCGTCGGCCGAAGGCTGTCTGTCGGCCGGCATGAATTTGTATTTGATGTAATCGGCAAAAGTATCAATATGTTTCAGACAGGTCAAGTCATTCCCTGCATCAATGGTGATGGGGATGCCCTTGAAATATCTCAAAGGCGCTGTGCCGGATCGACATAACCGGGCAGCGCCTTTGTCTGGTATAAACCCTGGCTCAATCTAAAAGGCAGAAGGACCGAATCAGGGTTGCAGAATAAAGTTTCCGGTGCCGTCAATTTTATACACGCGATAAACATCACCGACCCGGTCACCTTTTTCGTTGAAGGAAATTTTTCCGGTCAGACCCGGCAGGTCTTTGAGCTCCTTGTGAAGATATGCGGCAAGTTTGGATGCATCGGTCGATCCGGTTGCCCTTATGGCGCCGGCGATTGCCTTGAATCCGTCACCGGCCAGTACCGCCCAGATGGAGCCGGGCTCTTTGTCATAGCGTTTTTTGAAATTTGTCATAAAGGATTTGGCTTCCGGTGTCGGTAAATCCTGAGGCACCGGCGGGCTCAGAAAATAATATCCTTCAGCGGCATCCGTGCCGGCAATTTTGACCAGATCCGGATTGTTGGTGGCATCGCCGCCAATGAATGTTACATTCCAGCCCATTTCCTTTTTCTGGCGCAGCAGCATCCCCACTTCACTGTAGTAACCGGTAAAGTAGACGCAGTCCGGATCAGCTGCCTTCATTTTGGTCAGAATCGCCGTGTAATCGTTTTCCTTGGGGGTCAGGGCATCGTAAAATACGATATTGGCCCCTGCTTTTTTTAAATGTGCCAGGGTTTCATCCGCAAGGCCCTTGGCATAGCTTGAATTGTCGTGAAGAATGGCAATACGTTTGAAATTCATGCTTTGGATGGTGTTGAATCCCACATATCCCTGCTCATCATCCCTGGGGCATGTCCTGAAAAAATAGTTCAATCCTTTTTCCGTAAGCCGGACGCTGGTGGAGCCATTGGCGATCTGGATGATCTCAGATTCATTATAAATGCCCTGAGTCGCTTCGGTAACGGCTGAACCGTAAGTTCCGATCACCGCTATAATTCCCTGAGTGGAAAGTCTCTGGGCGGCAAGAGAGGCGTTTCTGGCATCACCACCGTCATCCGCCGTGATAATCTCCAGCTTTTTCCCGATAAGTCCTCCGGCATCGTTGACTTCATCTGCCAGAAGGGTGACGATATCCTTCATGTCCTGGCCTTCACTGGCCCATGGGCCGGTCAACGGACACATCAATCCGATTTTGATGGTGCCGGCAGCCAGAGCGGTTCCGGCAATCAGACATAAAATTAACGATAGAAACAAGGTTTTTTTCATGTAAACCTCCAAAAATGAATGGTTAAAAGCTTATTAATATCAATGGATAAATTTAAAAGTTAGAACCTTAAAGGTATTAACAAAGAATTACTTATGTGTCAACTTTCAGTTCAGCACAAAGGCCTGTGCGATTTATTTTTGCCGAGGCCCCGGGTCCGGGACAGGGGGTTTTTCCCCATGCTGAAATAATCAAAACCGGCTTCGGAAGTGATGCCGGGCGGTTGCTCGAGGGTGCGGGCGTTGAATGGTTGATATAAAAAATATTTTAGCATAAATTCTCATTTTCGGGTTCAAAACTTCCATCGATGCGCATCTTTTGGTATCCGGATTTCAGAATTCATGACATGATAATTATAACACATTGATATAACAGTTCTATTTCCAATACATCAATCGTATCACAGGCAGGGGCTTTTAAAAAATACGTGGAAATCAGGTTTTCTGGAATTTAGGATGTCTATGTGGTTGAATTTTGTGCGTATTTACAAAGTTCTGGTATCATGATAATGGTTTTTTCCGATGACGATGCTGCCGGGTAAGGGAAACGGCGGACGTCGGACTGACACTGAATATCCGGACGTATCAAATCCAGCGGGAGAATAAACATGACATCACAACATGAACGAATTGATTTTGATGTGGTTTTTATCGGGGGAGGACCTGCCAGCCTTGCGGGGGCGATCCGTCTGATGCAACAGGCCCGGCAGAAGCATATCGATCTGCAAGTGGCGCTGATTGAAAAGGGCGCGGAAATCGGATCGCATGCGATCAGCGGCGCGGTTTTGAATCCGGTCGCCCTGAAGGAGCTGATACCGGATTTTCTCGAAAAAGGCTGTCCGGTTGAGGCTGTCGTCCGAGACGATGAATTTTATTTTCTGGCGCGTCAAAAGGCGTACAAGCTACCGCTTGTACCCCGATATATGCATAATAACGGGTTTTTTATCGTCAGCCTGTCGAAATTTACCCGGTGGCTTGCCGGTATTGCGGAGGATCTCGGGGTGAATATCTTTCCGGGTTTTGCCGGTCAGAAGGTTCTGTATGCGGATGACGGGAAAACAATTGCCGGCGTTCGGACCGGTGATAAGGGGCTTGGAAAGGACGGTCAGCCCAGGGCCAATTTTGAACCCGGCATCGATTTGATGTCAAAGGTTACGGTTTTCGGTGAGGGGGCAAAAGGCAGCCTGATGGGAGATGTCTGCAGCAAGTTGAACCTCTCGGAAGGAAAAATGCCCCAGGTGTATGAAACCGGCATCAAGGAAGTCATTGCGCTTGCCGCAGATAATTATTTTACCGCCCGCCCGGCCAATGTGATTCATATGATGGGATATCCTCTCGGGTTAAATACGCCGGGCGGCGGGTTTATCTATGAAATGAAGGATAACAAGGTCGCTCTCGGGTTTCTGGTCGGCCTGTCCTATGATGATCCGGCGCTGGATGTATATGATCAGTTTATCGCGTTCAAACGGCATCCCTTTGTCGCGGACATTATCAAAAACGGCAGGGTCATTGAACAGGGCGCTCGAACCGTGTCCACCGGCGGCTATTACACAATTCCCGGGCTGGCGGCCGGCGGCGGGGTTTTTATCGGCGGTTGTGCGGCAATGCACAATACCCCCGGCCTTAAGGGCATTCATGTCTCCATGAAATCCGGAATGCTGGCGGCCGATGCCATTCTCAACGCCGTTGAAAAGAATGATTTTTCTCAGGACAGCCTGTGGGCATACCAGGATCTGTTTGAAACCAGCTGGGCAAAGGAAGAAATATACGAAGGCAGAAATTTTGCTCAGGCACTGGCGAAAAAAGCACCCGCCAAATTGATTCACCTGGGGCTTCAGTACCTGACCCGGGGACGGGGGTTTCAGGACCCGATGCCCCTTGAAGAAGACTTTAAAACACTCAGGCCCTTTAAAACCGGAGAAGCCGGAAAAACTCCTCTTGCAGGAGGCAAATCCGGGGCGGCCGTTGACGGGGTTCTGTATCCGGATAAACTGGGCGGCGTGTACCTGTCCCGGACCATGCATCGGGAAGACCAGCCCTGTCATCTGGTTGTACATGATGCGGATTTGTGTGTGACCCGGTGTTATGAAACCTACCGGAGTCCCTGCACGCGATTTTGTCCCGGCAGCGTGTATGAAATAGAGATCGATGAAGCAACTTCAAAGCGGCGGCTGAAACTGAATCCGTCCAACTGTCTGCACTGCAAGACCTGCGAAATAAAAGATCCGTTCAGAAATATCACGTGGACCTGCCCGGAGGGGGGCGAAGGGCCGGGCTATTCGGTCGTTTGACTTGGCGACCTTGCGCACTCGTAGCTTGATAGTAGAGGAATTTTCATTTTTTGATTGAGGCTTTGATCATAACTTCAGTCACGTTGTCGCGTGCTCCGTCGCGCCCATTGCCGGCTTCTCCAACACGATCCGGGGGATGCCGGAACTATGGCCGAAGTTATGATCGAGCCCTTTGAATTATTTAATCAATAGGTTACATGCTGAGTGGTGCTGCGCTTGAGTGGGAAGATTTTTGTTTCTTTGAAGATGTCATAAGTTAAAAGACTTTCGTTTCTTGTCTTTTGCCTCAAACGAAGTGCTCCTCAAGCGATAGCGCTCCTCAGTCCGCCCGCAAGGGCGCTATTTTTAATCCTATAGCCTGCCTTTTTTCAGTATGGCGATCAGCAGCCATATGCCCATGATGCCGGCGGCTACAAAAACAATGATTCCGATCATGGAGATTCCGAACATCATGGGGGGGATTTCAGAAATGATGATGAGCGCCGAGCCGATGATCAATGCCGCGATTACGATGGAAAACGATATCCGGTTGCTGATCCGGTCATAGGTTCCCATCATGGTGTCAAGGCCCTGGTTTTCAAATTTTACGCAAAGATCTTTGCTGCGTATCAGACGGCCTATTTCCAGCATGTCTTTAGGAAACTGCTGCGTGAATTGCAGCAGGTCCGATGATATGGACACGATGTCCTCGGCGAGTCGCTGCGGGTGAAGTTTTGCGAGTTTGATCTGTTTCAGGAAAGGGGCCGCCTGGGAGATTATGTCAAATTCCGGGTCCAGCATGGTTCCCACCCCTTCCATAGCACTGAAGGATTTGATCATGAGGAAAATATCGGCCGGAATTCTGAGCCGGTGACGGGACACCAGCTCGAACATCTGCTGAATCAGTTTGCCGATCCGGATGTCCTTCAAGGGCTTGAAAAGATGAGTGCCCATAATGTCGGCAACCCCTTTTTCCAGATCCCGGATATCCGGCTCTTCGACCCACGTGGTCAGCTTCAGGAGAATCTGGGTGGCCTTGACCTCGTCCCGGTGAACAATGCTGTCGATCAGATCGACAAACAGCTCACGTGTTTTTCGATCGATATATCCCATCATGCCAAAATCCAGCAGACAGATCACATTGTCGGGCAGGACAAAAATATTTCCGGGATGGGGATCGGCATGAAAAAATCCATGGTCAAAGACCTGCTTTAAAAACAGATGGGCGCCGCGGGCGGTAATAATCTTCCGGTCCAGACCTTTTTGCGTCAGCTCGTGGACCTCGGAGACCTTGATTCCGGACACATATTCCATCGTCAGGACCCGGGGGGCGGTGGTATCCTTGAAAACCTTGGGGACGTAAATTGTCACATCATCTAAAAAATTACCGGCAAAACGCTCCATATTGGCCGCTTCGTTGGTGTAATCGATTTCTTTTTCAAGGGTTCTGGCAAATTCTTCAACGATTTTCACCGGCCGGTAAAGGTCCATCCCCTCGATGTGACGCTCCATCAGGGTCGCCAGGTGAAGCATGATTTCCAGATCGACCTCGATCAGTTTTCGGATACCGGGCCGCTGAACTTTTACGGCCACCGGTTCTCCGTCCTTGAGACGTGCCCGGTGGACCTGTCCGATGGATGCCGATGCGATGGCCTTTTCATCGAAAGCATCGAAGATCTGATCGATGGGTAACTTTAACTCGGATTCGATAATGGATTTGATATAGCTGAAATCGATCGAAGGGACTTGATCCTGAAGTTTGGAAAATTCGGTGATGTATTCGCCGGGTACCAGATCGGTTCGGGTGGAAACGGCCTGCCCCAGTTTGATATAGGTGGGGCCCAATTCTTCAAAAGCCATGCGGAGCCGTTGCGCCCGGCTGAGTCTTTCCACTTTTTCGCGGCTGCGGGTCGACAGCATCCGCAGACCTGTTTCCAGATACTGGTCGATCTTAAGCAGTTCCAGCAGATCGCCGAACCCGTATTTGATAAATACGGTCAGGATCTGCCGGTAACGGTTCAGGTGACGGTAGGTCCGTCCGATAACGCCGATTTTTCGAATGTTCACCATCGGAGAGCTGCTGACATTTATTCGGGTTTTTTGTTATTCTTATGGATGGCTTTTTTAAGTTCGCTGATTTCGGTTTTTAATTCGTTCAGCTCATCCATCGTTACGATATCGGCTTTTTTCAAAAAATCTTTCACCGTGGTTTCTACGCGTCCTTCAAACTTGCTGGTGGCCTCATCATATTTTTTCATCAGGTCATTCAAAAATTCCCTGCCATCTTTTTCGGACAGCTTGCCTTTTTGAATCAGGTCCTTTGCAAGTTCCTCCACCTCGTCCTTTGTTTTAAGCACCATACCAATGCCGGTGAGCAAGCTTTTTTTGATAAGATCAAACATGGATGACCTCCTTATGGATAGATGATCAGAAAAAGTGATTATAGACCCGGATGGATTCAGACAAAGGCGCTGAAATGTCCGGAGTGGGTTTAACGGGTTGTAATAAACCTAGCATATGAGTCATATGATTGCAAGGAAATAGAGGGTCTCAGATCGCTACGTGAATATGCCGGTGCCCGAAGGAAAATTCATCACAGATGACACAGCGGATGGGGATGGATTGATTTGCGCGGGGGCTTTGTCTGCCTTCGGAGACGGCCATGACGGAAGCGGATCTGGAACGGGTGGTTACGGTGATCCTAAAATGCCAAAGATTGATAGCCGCAAAAGGTCACAAGAATCGCAAAGAGAGGTAGCTTTTTTGTGTATTTTGTGACTCTTGGCGGCCGGAAAAAACAGGGAAAAGAACAGGTCTCACGCAAAGCCAATTAAAACTTGACTGGAATAAACTAGACGCAAAAAAAGAATTTTTACCGCCCGCTTCGCTTGAGGCGCAGGGAGCGCAGAGGGGAGGGGGATTTTATATTTCGTGAGGTTCAAAAAAGGAAAATTTACTACAGCGTACAGAGGATGGGAAGGCCAACGGATAAAACGCTATTCGTTACGCCAGACACTATGGAGTTACACGAAATTGATGGCAACAGAAACCCCGATCAGGGGTTGAGTCGTATAGCCGGTGGTTTTTAACCACCGGTTGAATGAATCACACGGCCATGAGTCCTGAAAGGACGACGTTAAGAAATACGTTACAATCATGGGAAGCGAGTTAAACCATCGGGTGCACGCTGCGGTAAAATAGCATAATTTATATAGCCCCATTTTCCCCGGGATTTCCAGCGGTTCATCCCCACGTGTGTGGGGAACGGGCAGCAAAAGATGGAACAATCCTACACGGCGGAGGTTCATCCCCACGTGTGTGGGGAACGGCATGACAGCGTTGGCGTTATCCAGGGCCCGATCGGTTCATCCCCACGTGTGTGGGGAACGGACTTCTTCTAACTCAATGAAATATCATTCAATTTTCAAAGAGCAAAAATCTACCGGAATTTTCAAACAAAATTTCAGCCATCTTCAGAAGATCCATTCAGTGTTTCGGCAGTATTTTTTTCAGGCAAAAACGAAACAAGTTTGATTCCATCCATCTCAACAGGCAACCGCCGGTTCGGACCCAGCGTCAGGAAATCAAATCCCGATTCCGTATTCGTATTCCAGGCCATGATTGCGTTGCCGTCGGCAACGCCTTCCTGCACGTTATGCCAGATCATCTCCCGTGTTCTCAGTGAAACTTTTCCGACATAGACCCCGGCTCTGACTTCGAGAAGCCAGAGGGCAAGACGTCCGCGCAGCCTCGGGGGCGCGTTTTCAACCACGATGACCAGCATCGCCAATCTGCTCCTTGTTGGGTATTGCGATATCCACCGCTTCCTTGTGAGAAACCGGCGGGGTTATTTCTCCCGCGGCAAGCACCTGTTCAATTGTCGGGATGATTCGCTTCAAAAGGCGAGTCTGTCGGAAAATATCCCGGCAGGCAAGCCGGACATCCCTTTCCGGATTTCCGGGTTTGCGACCGGCAATTCTGAATGCCACGGGGACAACTGTATCAAATTTGAAAATATCCGCAATGTCATAGACAAAAGACTGCGGTTTTCCGGTATGGATAAAACCGACTGCCGGCGCATATCCTGCGGCAAGAATGGCCGCCTCACAGATTCCGTAGAGGCAGGCGGTGGCCGAGCTCAGACAGCGGTTGGCCATATCGCCGCTGCCCCAGTTGCCGGCATCATAATTGCGACGGGTCCATGTTACCCGATGCTGCTTTGCCAGCAGTTCATACATCTTCCGAACGCGCGCGCCCTCGATGCCCTGCAACTGCAGAACGCTTCTTTTTTCCGGCGGTTTTTCCCCGAAGCGGATTTCATACATCTTGCGGACCACCTTGAGCCGGGCCGCATCGTCCAGAGCGAGCTTTGCCTGATAAAGAAGCCTGTCAGCGCGCGCCCCGCCCGGCTGGCCCGATGCATAGAGCCGAACCCCGGCTTCGCCGATCCAGACCAGAAGACACCCGACTCTTGAGGCAAGCGTGACAGCGGCATGGGAAACCCTTGACCCCGGTTCCAGCATCAGGCAGGCAACCCCGCCAACCGGGATATGGGTGCGCACACCGGTTTTGTCCACCACCACAAATGCGCCGTCAATCACGTCGAGATTTCCCTTTTCTACAAAAATAGCTGAGACTCTGTCCTTGATGGGTATGGGTTTTAATGGCGGAAGAATGGGTTCAGTCATAACCAGCCCTCCAGATCTGCATCTTGATCACTTTGTGCGCCAACACGTTATTTTTTTCCTTTCAGCCGCTTTCGGCTTTCCGGCTCAGCGAGGTAATTTTCGGGAGTGACCACCTTTTCGCCCGTTTCCACCCCCAGCTTTTCCCTCGCCTCACCGGCAATTCTGCCCCCCTTGCGGGCTGCCGTTTTATTTTCGATGAACCCTTGCGCATCCTGTTTGCGGGCGATCTCGGTGGTGGCGGCCTCGCCCAGCATGGAAAAAATCAGCTCCGGATCGGTCATGTGATCCCGCAGATTTTCCCGTTCAAGTCCTTTTAATTCCTTATACTCGGACGGCGTCACACCGAAAGCGGCCTTGGAAATTTCCGCAGTCAGAATGGCGTATTCCGGCTCACCCTTTACATCGCGCTTTTTCCACTCATCGGTCAACTCGGCCCGAACGGAGATGCCTCGCATCCATTTTTCTATCCAGACATCCGAATATCCTTTGGCTCTGTATATGGCTTTCGTCCTTTTTGTTGCCAATTCAGGATCTTCAATCTCCTGAACCCGTTCATAACCGACCTTTGCCAGCCACCGTTTGAACGGCTCGGCCCTGGGCGAAGGGATGGACTGAATGATGCGGAAGATGCCTTCGGTGTTGGCGCAATTTGTCTTGCGCCTTTTCCCGTCCGGCGCAAGCAATTCAAGTGGGGTACAGATTGTACCCCAGTAGGAATCAAGCTCGGTATCGCGCCGCCGCATTTTTTTGATGTATTGGCGGATATCAGCGCTGTCCGTAAGTGCTTCGACAACATCGGCAACGGCAAACCACCATTCATTATTGTGAAGGGTTCTCCGGATTTCCCTGTTTTTGAGAACGACCAGTTTGGTTTTTATGTCAAACCCTCGCTACCGAAAGTAACCCACAGCCAAAGGCTTTAGCTGGCCCTATGCCTTTTCTTATCAAATCGGCCATGGCGTTCGTGTCGTCAACTTTAAAAACACCACGAAAAATAACAGGTTGGATTTTCCCTGCCCGATTCTCTCTAAACTTTCTAAACCGAAGCGGGAATGATGGATGAATATTTACAAACTCCAGAGACGCAGCATCCCCCAACTTACGACTGATCCATGCCCGTTGTTCTTCATCGTGTATGAGCGGAACTCGGCACTTTTTTGTCTGCCCCTTGCTGTTTTTTCGTTCCATTTCATCATTAATTGTCTTTACAGGATTTGCTACTATCAGAAATCGTAAGCGTTGTTCACTTTGTAATGAGAGGTGATATTCTTTGCTGGCAATGATTTGAGCCGCCTTAATCGATGAAACAGGCACCCTGCTCGATTGCATCAGCACTTCGGCGTGATCTTTATCCGAACGTTCAACACGGAAGAGAAAATCGCGAATCGCCATAGAATCCTCAGGAAAAAGATTCCAGATAACGCGATGGATCTCATAGGGCTTATGGCATGCCGTTCCTCTGATCAGTATCTTAGTCAGATACATATTCACCTCCATATATGTACAGATTCCGACCAGCGAATTGACGAGGCTGCTGTACAAGCGGCACATCGCGAACTCTTTTCATCCGAACATTTTTACTATCTATTTTCTCTTCACTGTATATTGTCCCGCCGGAAGGAGGTATTCCTTTCAACGCATCAACAGAATTCATGGCTTGAAGCCTTTCCAGAAAAAGCGGCCGTGCAAGCGGACAACACCTGCGTCCTAAATAGGGTGTGAAAACAGGTCGTTTTACCGAAGCTTCAAGTTGGTCAAGCGATATCCGGGCATGATTGTGATTCCAAAGCGAAACAGTGAATTCACCATCGTAAAGATATTCTCGCCAAGTCTGAATGGTTTTATGAGGCTGTTTTTTCCCTTCATAATCAGCCCGTGCATCCAGAACCGTGTGATAATCCGTTGTTTTAACGATTCTAAGAGTCTTG belongs to Desulfobacterales bacterium and includes:
- a CDS encoding branched-chain amino acid ABC transporter permease; this translates as MKITKRSIIYGIISAGFILSPLYLNAYWMDVLNNVGLYAILALSLNLILGHAGLFHMGHAAFYAVGAYTTAILNTVYHIPILWLLPLSGITAGIFALIVARPIIHLRGDYLLIVTIGFVEIVRIALVNNIFGITGGSNGIFGISRPEIFGFRIRRPNEFFYLIWIFAAITVFLFYRLEHSRFGRALNFIREDEVAAEGSGINISRYKLTAFVIGAFWAGMAGNIYASKMTIIAPESFSFWESVVLFMIVILGGSGSIPGVILGSFIVIGLPEIFREFASARMLIFGAVMVFMMIFRTEGILPQRPRRYCLDDVSETGDRI
- the cas1e gene encoding type I-E CRISPR-associated endonuclease Cas1e; this encodes MTEPILPPLKPIPIKDRVSAIFVEKGNLDVIDGAFVVVDKTGVRTHIPVGGVACLMLEPGSRVSHAAVTLASRVGCLLVWIGEAGVRLYASGQPGGARADRLLYQAKLALDDAARLKVVRKMYEIRFGEKPPEKRSVLQLQGIEGARVRKMYELLAKQHRVTWTRRNYDAGNWGSGDMANRCLSSATACLYGICEAAILAAGYAPAVGFIHTGKPQSFVYDIADIFKFDTVVPVAFRIAGRKPGNPERDVRLACRDIFRQTRLLKRIIPTIEQVLAAGEITPPVSHKEAVDIAIPNKEQIGDAGHRG
- the cas2e gene encoding type I-E CRISPR-associated endoribonuclease Cas2e, whose translation is MLVIVVENAPPRLRGRLALWLLEVRAGVYVGKVSLRTREMIWHNVQEGVADGNAIMAWNTNTESGFDFLTLGPNRRLPVEMDGIKLVSFLPEKNTAETLNGSSEDG
- a CDS encoding electron transfer flavoprotein-ubiquinone oxidoreductase, giving the protein MTSQHERIDFDVVFIGGGPASLAGAIRLMQQARQKHIDLQVALIEKGAEIGSHAISGAVLNPVALKELIPDFLEKGCPVEAVVRDDEFYFLARQKAYKLPLVPRYMHNNGFFIVSLSKFTRWLAGIAEDLGVNIFPGFAGQKVLYADDGKTIAGVRTGDKGLGKDGQPRANFEPGIDLMSKVTVFGEGAKGSLMGDVCSKLNLSEGKMPQVYETGIKEVIALAADNYFTARPANVIHMMGYPLGLNTPGGGFIYEMKDNKVALGFLVGLSYDDPALDVYDQFIAFKRHPFVADIIKNGRVIEQGARTVSTGGYYTIPGLAAGGGVFIGGCAAMHNTPGLKGIHVSMKSGMLAADAILNAVEKNDFSQDSLWAYQDLFETSWAKEEIYEGRNFAQALAKKAPAKLIHLGLQYLTRGRGFQDPMPLEEDFKTLRPFKTGEAGKTPLAGGKSGAAVDGVLYPDKLGGVYLSRTMHREDQPCHLVVHDADLCVTRCYETYRSPCTRFCPGSVYEIEIDEATSKRRLKLNPSNCLHCKTCEIKDPFRNITWTCPEGGEGPGYSVV
- a CDS encoding branched-chain amino acid ABC transporter substrate-binding protein produces the protein MKKTLFLSLILCLIAGTALAAGTIKIGLMCPLTGPWASEGQDMKDIVTLLADEVNDAGGLIGKKLEIITADDGGDARNASLAAQRLSTQGIIAVIGTYGSAVTEATQGIYNESEIIQIANGSTSVRLTEKGLNYFFRTCPRDDEQGYVGFNTIQSMNFKRIAILHDNSSYAKGLADETLAHLKKAGANIVFYDALTPKENDYTAILTKMKAADPDCVYFTGYYSEVGMLLRQKKEMGWNVTFIGGDATNNPDLVKIAGTDAAEGYYFLSPPVPQDLPTPEAKSFMTNFKKRYDKEPGSIWAVLAGDGFKAIAGAIRATGSTDASKLAAYLHKELKDLPGLTGKISFNEKGDRVGDVYRVYKIDGTGNFILQP
- a CDS encoding AarF/ABC1/UbiB kinase family protein, with amino-acid sequence MVNIRKIGVIGRTYRHLNRYRQILTVFIKYGFGDLLELLKIDQYLETGLRMLSTRSREKVERLSRAQRLRMAFEELGPTYIKLGQAVSTRTDLVPGEYITEFSKLQDQVPSIDFSYIKSIIESELKLPIDQIFDAFDEKAIASASIGQVHRARLKDGEPVAVKVQRPGIRKLIEVDLEIMLHLATLMERHIEGMDLYRPVKIVEEFARTLEKEIDYTNEAANMERFAGNFLDDVTIYVPKVFKDTTAPRVLTMEYVSGIKVSEVHELTQKGLDRKIITARGAHLFLKQVFDHGFFHADPHPGNIFVLPDNVICLLDFGMMGYIDRKTRELFVDLIDSIVHRDEVKATQILLKLTTWVEEPDIRDLEKGVADIMGTHLFKPLKDIRIGKLIQQMFELVSRHRLRIPADIFLMIKSFSAMEGVGTMLDPEFDIISQAAPFLKQIKLAKLHPQRLAEDIVSISSDLLQFTQQFPKDMLEIGRLIRSKDLCVKFENQGLDTMMGTYDRISNRISFSIVIAALIIGSALIIISEIPPMMFGISMIGIIVFVAAGIMGIWLLIAILKKGRL
- a CDS encoding branched-chain amino acid ABC transporter permease; amino-acid sequence: MELFFQQLTNGLAVGGIYALIALGYTMVYGVLKLINFAHGDLFTIGAYLGLTLLTAMGLTDHLGPLWGCILLAAMVMGLVALVGAILERVAYRPLRTSHRLSAVVSALGASIFFQNAIMLIYGARFRVYPHNILPKMAVNLFGLDIPLIRIIILLSSIIMMVVLYVYIHKTRIGMAIRAAAIDQGAAKLMGIDVNRVILIVFLIGPALGGVAGVMVGLYYGQINFTMGWMYGMKAFIAAILGGIGNIPGAMVGGLLLGVIEAMGAAYISIAWKDAIAFVVLILILIVRPTGILGERVAEKI
- a CDS encoding ABC transporter ATP-binding protein; the encoded protein is MSLLQLSHVTKSFGGLMAVSNVSFDVMENSIVGLIGPNGAGKTTVFNLITGNYRPDKGQIIFNGNPITNLQPNRIVSLGIARTFQTIRLFQNLSSLENVLAGYHCRMKSGPIAAMLQLPSQKREEKQALAGALEEIAFVGLKDQVQQLAKNLSYGKQRLLEIARAMATEPRLVILDEPAGGMNNHETSQLISLIRQIRDRGVTVLLIEHDMNLVMQACEHIVVLEYGSKIAEGTPETVKTDPKVIEAYLGSDEE